In the genome of Phycodurus eques isolate BA_2022a chromosome 22, UOR_Pequ_1.1, whole genome shotgun sequence, the window gttttttttttaattccctgaAGTCTGCCTTCGATCTTACATCTGAAATGTTCCTTTACCGTTTCATCTTCACTGACGAAAGCACAGGCTCGCGCTTAACAGTCCGCACGCCGCActtaaaaagataaaacaaaaaaataaacagacatAGTTGACTTCAATAAGAGaatacttcattggaatttggacATTTTGGGATTTTTAATTAGCAAAAcacattgatgaaaaaaatacaaatacatgaaCACGTTTCAAATGACAGATTTAAGGTgaggaaacccccccccccccccccccgctaaattaatgcaacaattaTGAGACAACTAATCAATAAGTGTTCCTCTGTTCTTTTACAAATCAAACTATACAACGTCCGCAACGTGGTTGTCACGTGTGCTCCCGGTCCGTTTCTGCGCCGCGTCGCGTCCGCGTTTCCAGCCGGAGCGTTGATTTCCGGGCCCGCTTCCTCCCCCCACCCACATTGTCGTGTCGTTTCCTGGTGCTGGCAGCGAGAAGGCGAGACGACGTTATTCCGACGCTGTAAACAAAAGTTCACTCAACGGTCCGCGCTCTTCGACACTTTCCGCGAAAAGACATGCATATCAAGACGGGTACGTCCGCTCCACTCGTCGCCATATTAGCCGCAAAGGGCGTACTGGACACGTTATTCGGGCGTTTGCCGACATGGCTAGCGCCGCTCGCTCGAGGAGCTCGGCTGGCTGCTCCTCGCTTTGCATTGAATGGGGCTTGTTACGAAACTTTGATGAGCGCGGCTAGCTTAGCTAACGTTTCCATTTCTTGGGAGGAAAAGCTTCCCCGGTTCGGCGGCGACGGTCGAAACTCGACTTTTGTCCACGATTTGGGGGGTTCCGACGTCCACTGTGTTTCGAACTTATCGTGACGCTGTGAATAAAAGGTGCGCTCGTAACAGGATCTCAAGCTGCTTCTGCTACTTCGTCGCGTGGAGTTCTCGAATGTTCCGTTGGGGCATCCGTGATCCGTTTCGCGGTGTTGAACTCCCCGATTTGTTCGCCGTGTGTCGTTTGGCGAGGAGGGCCAACCGGGCCGGTGTTTGATATCTTCCGACTTCATCCGTTTGCCCTGAGAGGCTCCGGTTTTGGTGACGTCACCCGCTCGGTGCGACGGACGCTCACTACGGAGAATATGTCGTCTTTTCTTTAAAGTGGCCTAAATAACCACCGTCACAATAAAAGGATTTGTCTTTGATTATAAACACTGAGTGGAACACTTAAGCCCTATGATGTCTGATTCCAACACGTTTTGTCTCTTTCAATAATCATTTTACTAGATTTCATTTTAGCTctgagttgtcaattaattcgAGAGAGAGAGGGGTCTATACTGATTATTAAGAGTCAAGAAAGCCCACAACTGGTATTTGGAGCTGATCTTTACTTGCAGTAAAAGACAAATCGATTTTCAATACTAACTCCAAAACCTAACTTTGTCTCAAAGCCTTTAAGCATATGTTAATTAAACAGCTTGTCGGACTGCCAACATGTTAACACTGACatctttttacatttcaatttcTTAAAAAACTGGAACATTTTAAGAAACAAATGGCTCCCTGTCAGGCAAGAGACCCAAATGCTGAGTACCGGCGCCCGTAATCAGTCTATCCCTATAAATGACGTGCGTGTGTTCTTCCAGGTACGTGGGAAGCCAGTAACACTGTGTGCGAGTCCGATACCCTGTGCGACCCAGCTGTCCTCGTCGCGACCGCCAACCCGGAGCCGCACGTCCGAAACCGCCGCCTGTCGCCCGGCTCCGGCAACTGCGGCGGGGGCGGAGGAGGCTGCCTTTCCGGAGGGCGGCCCCGGCAGCTCTCCCCCGACGCGGACCCGATCGGACCGACCCGCTCGCACGCCTTCGGCTTCCGCGTGGAAAAAGAGCGCAAGGGCCAGCAGCACAAAGGCCGCGGCCTTCGCCGAGACGCCGGCCAGAAGGACCTCAATCGCTCCCGAAAGCTTACCCGGAAAGAGAGGTGGGTGGAGGACAGTCTGTCGCTGCTCAAGCCCCCGCCCGCCTTCCCGGTGCAGGACAGCCCCGCCAAGCTGCAGCCGGCCGTCAGCTACGCCTCCAAGGTGAAGGCCAAAGCGACTGGCGGCGTTCTGGAGGAGGACCGCCACGCCATCGGTGTTCTGCTCCAGAACCAATGGGGGCTGAGTTTCATCAGCGAGCCGAGGCCCGTTCCGGAGGGCGCGGACCCTCACCCCGCCGCCGATCCCCCCGCCCCTCGACCCGAAGAAACGCCCAGGCCCTTCGCTACCTCCGCCGCCCCGGCGACACGCCCTGAGCTGGACGAGAACAACGGGGAGCTGCTACTCAGTTGTCGCCACCTTGTGGAGGCTCTCAACTTCCATAATAGAGGTAACTCTTCACGAGCGATAACTGGAAAACCaccgtaaaaaaaaatggaggagaAGTTCAGAAGGTAACTATCAATCGCGCGAGAATGTTGTTTTCTAACACCCCCTTTTTTGGGTTTCTCTGCAGAATGGAATGCAATCtgcaacaaacagaaaaaaggtACGTTGTCGAACGGGAAAGTCATCGGAACATGAGAAGATAcagcagttttattttaaaagtaaatgtgAAAATCAGTGGTTGATTTGGAGTTGATTACCCTTTGTTAAACTAGCCCAATTAAGTATCTTAGCATCTAAAATGGAAATTATTAAATTACGTATAAACTAATTCACGACTCAAGCTTCATGCATAACTTGTGGTACTGGTGTCTTTACAGGTTTTCCCACGCGACATCGTGGTTCCTTGTTCACACCCCCGCTAGTagacttttattatttattttgaaaaaatggtTTTTACactatacttactgtaatggCCTTGCACGTGGGAAAGGAGAGTCAGCCACGGATACACTTTTCCACCGTTTATTTGATGTCATATgaagcagtgtttttttttaatgggataaAGAAAACCAAATGAGCACAACCGTGCAGGAGCTGCATTGAGCCGCAGCTCACGCCGGGGCGCTTGCGATCCCACCAAAAACCGCGCCTCTGAAATTTGCGTTTTATGCttcctgttctttttttgtcttcaaatgcATTTACAATCATGTTGgagaactaaaacaaaaaaaagtttgtttttctggTGTCTGTCCTTGGATTTTCACTGGGTTTTAAACGGGCTTGGTTATTACTTTTTCTAAGAACCTGTTTGTCTTCTCTTCTCAGATCCCAAAAGAGTCATGTGGTACAAGGACTTCCGGGAGCACCCGGCCTAGTGGCGCGCGGAACCCCGAAGCGTATATAGACCGACGCGCACGCAATCTACACGCGCCTTCGTGCGCACTGACGTAACGACGGACAATTCTCGGAGTCCCCTCTCACACGCTGCACTCAGGATGATGTCTTCATGCAAAGCCACACTGAGACACTTTGGACTAACTCCTTTTTGAGATCTTACAgcaatgaacttttttttttttttttaaacgccttATTAAAAAGTCTGCCTTAAGTAATCAGACCGTTGTTCCATCGCCCCGTTATGAATTTtatcttgtgtgtgtgagactgggtcccccccccctcttttaaTAATCTTTGAGAAGctgtaattgaatttttttcctccccttttTTGAACGTTACAGTTTTAACAAACTGTGTCCCGTGCAAAGCGAGTGGTCAATCAAGCACTTTGTTAAATCTGTTATTAGCGATGGCCGTGCCAGCACCTCTCGCggtgatgtctttttttttttccacccactCCGACTCCGTTTGACATGTCTTATATACCTGCTCGAGTTTTACTGTTAACTTTTGGGTTTACAGAGGGGGTGTATTCAAAGGCACAGTACTATTTCCCCCTTTAGCCCTGTCAGAGCTAAATGCCGGTTCTCCCCCCCCCTTCCGTTCTTTCGTTTGTTTTCTAATCAGGTGAATGTTGCTCATGAATTCATAAGGGAGCTTAGTGTTCAATATgttgatttttgaaaaataatttggaaaaaaattacactgGAGGAGGAATGTACGTGAACAGTATTGcttaataaaagtaaataaacttgacttgctGCTGTTATTTATTGGAAATTAATTTGCCACTGGAATCTATTCAATATTTTAGCGACAGTTTTCTAAAACAACAGACATTAAACTGAAGCGCAGTACATTTAAAGTCTCGTTCGTGTCTTACtgaatttaaacacattttcttgacAGGCATCAAGTGCGCGGGAGGTAACGAGCGGTCCGTTCGAGAAAAAACGACCGCTTCCTCCTCGGCGCGCTCGAGGACGGGCTGCGCTTCCCGTGATCCGACTTGTCAGATGCGCAATATATCAGAAGCTACCTGAGAGGATAGTTGCCGTGTGGGTGCTTCATCTCACGGGACGCTCAAAAAACTTTCCCTTTACGTGCCGTTTGCCCCGTCAGTCTCTCCACGTCACCTCCACTTCATCTGTTCTGTACCTGCAACCGGAGCAAGGGTCAGGTTTAGGAATGACCAAAAACACCCGAGATGAGTTGCAAATTTAAAGTGCGCCCTACCTCTGCGTGATCCACGAGTCCTCGAGCTCGGTCACTTGCCCGGATCGAAACATTTCCCAGCCGGCTTGCGCGATCATGGCGCCGTTGTCGATACAGAATCTACAGTAGAAACATTGATTTATGGATGCGGTATTACAAACGCGGGCACTTTTTTCATACTAATCTTTTCATTCAAAACGCACAGTTTAGCACAATCGCTACACACGCTGTACAATTTTCTCTGCCAATTAGCTGTCTGAGCACCACTAAAGTCATTTTCATTTGCACATCGTTTTAACTGGGTATTAAACATGGCGCAATCAAAATATTAGGACAATACCTTCCCATATAGTTGCTGCGTACGGGGTGTTGCATGACCTAAGTACAGTACCGGTAGTATGGACAGACTGGTCTACCTTTCATCTGTGGCAAAAAGTTTGGCTCCTCTTTCCGAGCACATGAGTCCCATCATCTCCTGTAGGCGCAGGTTACCTGCGAATGCATTGTTTGATggcatatttaatgttaaagcacatttttcttttttgaaaagaaaaaagcttagCTTTAAGGGTATAACCCAGAATTTTGACATTTCTCAGAATACGAACCCAGACGCATTCCAATGGTTCCTGACGTACTTACAGCCAACACCACCGACGATGAGGACTTCTCGGGAGCCGCAGTGAGCCATGGCCCGCTCTGTGATTTCCACCAGCATTGAGAACACCGTCTCCTGAAGGAACAGACAAAAATATGTCCGTccgtacgtacgtacgtacgtatTCGGAATATTGGTTGACAACTTATTCTAACCTGCAGGGAGAAGCACAagtcctctgctgtacactgacCGGATCCAAGCATCTTATGAGCAGCTTCCTATTATTACGACATCACATACGTGGATTCATAATGTTCTTTTCAAATTAAGAATTATTGCAACCGCTCACCTCAATGAAGGAAAGTATCCCGGAAAATGACACATCCATTCCTTTTACGGTATACGGCAGCTCCGCGTACCGAGTGCCTctaaataatacaatgaaaacGTCTAAATGAATAAGAGGCTAAACGAAGAAACACCATTAGTGTGCCGTCGCTTACTTCTTCGCCATCTGTTCTATGTTGTAGCCTGGACTGGGATCGTTTGAAATCTGCGCATAAAAACACTTCGTGTGTAAATGCGCTTACATTTCAATGAACGCAAGACAAACCTTGATAACTCGAGCGAATCTGTCCAAACAGTTGCCGACAGCGATGTCGATAGTCTCCCCGAATATTCTGTAGCGTCGCTCGGAGTAAGCGATGACCTTCGCGGGAGGAGACGCAAAAAGGTTTATCGATGACTTGATAAGATTGTTCCGAACACGTCGACGTACGACCGTATCCTGCCGCCGACCTGCGTGTTCCCTCCGCTGACGTAAAGCACGGTGGGGTTGTCGGCTTCGGTGACGAGTCGGCCCATCTCGATGTGCCCGATGCAGTGGTTGACGCCGACGAGGGGCTTGCCCCACAACTGGGCCACGGTCCGAGCCACCAGAGCCGCCGTTACCAAGGGCGCGCCCATGCCTGGACCTGATGAGaaggaaaatgacaaatgtCGTCATAAAACACCTTCTTCCAAATGTCAACGTGCCGAACGACCTTTCGTATATGCCACACAGTCTATGTCGGAAGGTTTTAGCCCCGCTTGCTCCAGAGCCTCCTTTAAGACTGTCAGTATAACAGAGCGATGATGTCTGGCTGTGTCGCTTGGCTGGAAGCCTGTTAAGGGGCAAAAACATGAAAGTGTCTTACACTTACGAAGTGCGGTTGTTGTCGTCTGATTACATTGTCAAGGTTtcgacgagagagagagagagaaaaaaggctTGCCTTCACCAGGAGGGGTAATGTAGGTCCGTCTCGGATTGGAAAGTACTTCTCCATCCCTGATGATCCCAATGCCAATCTTATTGGCGCT includes:
- the osgep gene encoding tRNA N6-adenosine threonylcarbamoyltransferase isoform X2, whose product is MTVVIGFEGSANKIGIGIIRDGEVLSNPRRTYITPPGEGFQPSDTARHHRSVILTVLKEALEQAGLKPSDIDCVAYTKGPGMGAPLVTAALVARTVAQLWGKPLVGVNHCIGHIEMGRLVTEADNPTVLYVSGGNTQVIAYSERRYRIFGETIDIAVGNCLDRFARVIKISNDPSPGYNIEQMAKKGTRYAELPYTVKGMDVSFSGILSFIECTAEDLCFSLQETVFSMLVEITERAMAHCGSREVLIVGGVGCNLRLQEMMGLMCSERGAKLFATDERFCIDNGAMIAQAGWEMFRSGQVTELEDSWITQRYRTDEVEVTWRD
- the si:ch211-214j24.10 gene encoding uncharacterized protein si:ch211-214j24.10; translation: MHIKTGTWEASNTVCESDTLCDPAVLVATANPEPHVRNRRLSPGSGNCGGGGGGCLSGGRPRQLSPDADPIGPTRSHAFGFRVEKERKGQQHKGRGLRRDAGQKDLNRSRKLTRKERWVEDSLSLLKPPPAFPVQDSPAKLQPAVSYASKVKAKATGGVLEEDRHAIGVLLQNQWGLSFISEPRPVPEGADPHPAADPPAPRPEETPRPFATSAAPATRPELDENNGELLLSCRHLVEALNFHNREWNAICNKQKKDPKRVMWYKDFREHPA
- the osgep gene encoding tRNA N6-adenosine threonylcarbamoyltransferase isoform X1; this encodes MTVVIGFEGSANKIGIGIIRDGEVLSNPRRTYITPPGEGFQPSDTARHHRSVILTVLKEALEQAGLKPSDIDCVAYTKGPGMGAPLVTAALVARTVAQLWGKPLVGVNHCIGHIEMGRLVTEADNPTVLYVSGGNTQVIAYSERRYRIFGETIDIAVGNCLDRFARVIKISNDPSPGYNIEQMAKKGTRYAELPYTVKGMDVSFSGILSFIEEAAHKMLGSGQCTAEDLCFSLQETVFSMLVEITERAMAHCGSREVLIVGGVGCNLRLQEMMGLMCSERGAKLFATDERFCIDNGAMIAQAGWEMFRSGQVTELEDSWITQRYRTDEVEVTWRD